From Acidobacteriota bacterium, a single genomic window includes:
- a CDS encoding RDD family protein: MSIRLADNSLGDADYYEKKQYAGFLPRLLVTAIDLLVLLIVGTVLWIPFAILIISGAIDGDPSGCFWLLYLTAIWVYLAPVKRSDFGSIGFKLLGIRLVNAKGGKPSLLTMTMRMTMWMFGPFSPVLDLLWLGADTEQQSLRDCYLSTYLVKRNSVPIGRAPIHLTQYYATGFTLSYPRVSRPKGAASQSDSTESKQ, translated from the coding sequence ATGAGCATTCGACTGGCAGACAATTCATTGGGCGACGCAGATTACTACGAGAAGAAGCAATACGCCGGGTTCTTGCCCCGATTGCTTGTTACGGCGATAGACTTGCTCGTCCTTCTGATCGTCGGGACCGTGCTTTGGATCCCATTCGCAATTTTGATAATCTCGGGTGCCATTGATGGTGATCCAAGCGGCTGCTTCTGGCTCTTGTATCTCACCGCCATTTGGGTCTACCTCGCACCGGTAAAACGGTCTGATTTTGGGTCGATTGGTTTCAAACTGCTAGGCATTCGGCTGGTCAACGCCAAAGGTGGGAAACCCTCGCTGCTCACTATGACAATGCGGATGACGATGTGGATGTTCGGCCCGTTCAGTCCGGTTCTTGATTTGCTCTGGCTCGGAGCTGATACCGAACAACAGTCGCTTCGCGATTGCTACCTTAGCACATATTTGGTCAAACGTAATTCGGTTCCGATCGGCCGAGCGCCGATTCATTTGACTCAATACTATGCGACGGGATTTACGTTGTCCTATCCGCGGGTGAGTCGTCCGAAAGGCGCCGCATCACAATCGGATTCAACCGAGAGCAAGCAATAG
- a CDS encoding RNA-binding protein: MESKEPQEISDGARCKVVGGTHTGKAGIVRDINTSKTGHITITVVQQNGERFKTLAKNVVILSGAD; this comes from the coding sequence ATGGAATCAAAAGAACCACAAGAAATAAGCGACGGCGCCCGCTGCAAGGTGGTCGGCGGCACACATACCGGAAAGGCCGGCATCGTCAGAGACATCAACACCAGCAAGACAGGTCACATCACCATCACCGTTGTCCAGCAAAACGGTGAACGGTTCAAGACTCTCGCGAAGAATGTGGTAATTTTGTCGGGAGCGGACTAA